tggtcttcctgtcatacatacattacttaccattttccagggcctcctctaggctcctggtcttcgagtcccataaccgtgccttactctgtgccaggcctgtagactggggcctggtctttcttactctgtgccaggccgtagcatggggtcctggtcttcctgtcttggactaattgggtcatccaacattcacccacatcaacaacaatttatgcgatgcggcatattcgtgaaaattaatgcaatcatcctattgcataatcatgatgcatgatacatgataaaacatttaatttaaaagattaagtttagttccactcacctctggctgactctgacaacaccgaagtagctggactcactgctggggtcctcggttcctcgggtccgaacctacacgggtggactcaaatgaggggccGAACATACGTaaatacaactctaatatactccccaaaaaccccctaaaacatcctgaaaatgtCACATAGagacatgcatgaaatggctgaacagggcactttcggcggcaccttcggcggccgaaagtcctggacagatccgaaagttaggcactttcggcggcaccttcggcggccgaaagtcccagacagagacgaaagtctcttttcgggggcaacttcggcagccgaatgctgcctccacaaagggggttcggcggccgaaactcccttcggcggccgaacctagtttctgccagaagggcagaaacttggttcaaacgaacctcttgcctcccaaaacctccaatcACGCATAATCtcgttctacaacatgcataccacacatacattacacctaggggtctcaaactatcatataccccaactacaacacttcaaacacataaaaatcaacatacattgctcaaatcatcaatataacccataaactcaacatataacctaacatgcatttctacccatagatcttgcataaaacttacttaaaacacataaggagcttaagatcggctcttacctcttgaagatcgagagggagacgacctaaacttggagatccacgaaaatgagctcctgagtttccaaagctccaaaacttgtttcaaaagcttaaatcttccaaaccaagtgaaaacaagtgaaaatcttgaaagatttagaggaagaacatcaaaaatgggtgagggacggcggaaaactcaccttggccgaaaatggggaaaagctcgcccattttcggctaagggacccttttatagtggctggccagaccacgttcgggggccgaatgtgcctccgcatccatgcaatgttcggcggccgaacttgactttcggcggccgaacctggacttccctcactcatgctttcgggggcctaacgtgcctccaaaacgcatgcatgttcggcagccgaacttgactttctgcggccgaacctgggtttttcctccaatgctattttcatgcaaaaaaactcatttaatttaatacttaaaatcattaaaaacatgaaaacattttacaaaaacatgattttacccttctagaggtctccgacatccgagatcccaccggacggtagggattccgataccggagtctagccgggtattacatcgtaTGTTCGATCGTATTTCCCAAATACCACCTCCACAGCCGACGCCACCTTTCCAACCGCTTCCAGATGATGTACATGACGCACCCTCCTCCTCGAGGAATCCTCCACGACATCGTCGCCACACTACCATGCCATCAAGGGAGACGGAGATTCCACGGCCTACGCTAGACCCTGGTGTAATGCAGATACCATCACCGGTTGCATTTCATCCATACGACTCATATACAGAATTGAGCCAATCTTTACACATGCCCACTTATGGAGACGATTTTCGAAGTTAGTATATAGGATGGGCACCAGGGCTTTCTTCTATGCCTTTTCAGTCATTTACTCCAACTCTTTCCAATTACGATCAGGCTGGAGGGGAAGGCATGGCTAGCACGTCGTTCGACTTCTTCTCCCCTGCGCAACCACATACACCGTCAGAGTCTGTTTCTCCAGCATTCCCCCGACAATCACTAGATGATCCCTCAAGCCGACTTAGCTTATTTTCTTTGGATTTTCCTGAGTTATTTTCTACAACCTCTTATTCAGGGGATTTCGGCTTTGCAACTCAGGATCTAGTTGTTGGGGAGAGTTCAAGACCTCCATCTCAACCTCCTGATTTAAATATATCTATGGCTGACGATGATGTTGGAAATTTTCAAGAGACTCAACAGGAGTCATCATTTGACGGGCGTCGGTACAACACAAAACGGTCTGATGAGAGGAGACCACAACATTGTGACATGGGTGGTCATTTATATGGTCATCGTTAGACATCATTGAGAATATTATTGTGAATtttgtataattaaatttaattgttattaaCATCATTCttatttcttaaattaaatttagttatattattactttttcattattatttgtccattataaattattaattttatctaaacatcaataagaagtttataaattttttatatttttaattttaatatataaatgacttataatacattaaaataataatatataatatatttaaattataattatatttaattatatataatgcaCCTCTTTGAGAGGCGCTAAGACATATCTAGTCCCTCTGTAACTTGGCATCTCTCTAATAAGTGCCAGGACTTCACCTGGTACTTTTTTGAGAGGCGTCAGAGTCTGACGCCCGTAATACATGCGCCATGCGCTCTTTTCGGTTATTCCGTGGCAACCGAATTtcaaattaacaaataaaatttttctgaTCTCAATTCCTCGAATAAAAATTTTTTCACTTCTAATTCAGCAAAAAGCCTAGAGAAAGCCTGGGTAGGAGAAGCCACTGAATTACCGAGGTCGACTATTACTGAGAAGAACGAACGAAGAGATGAGAAGCTGAGGAAGTTGAGAGGAAATTCTCTCTCTAGCCAACTAGAGAGAAAATATTCCatgaaatatgatttttttttttctttaaagtgCAAGTTGAAATTGCATTAAAGGTAAATATACAACACAATAGGCCCAGGCCTTGAATCAAAGGAGTCCTACTGAAACAAGCACAAACATTACAAACCTGCCATACCAATAATATTTTACTTATTCTAACTTACAGACCTGCCATAATAGAtaatatgtttttaataatatttaaactacagttaaaagaattttaaaaaataaataaaagataagagTACAAATAAATAATCTTTTACTTgtctatttaaattaaagatgaaTGTGTTCTAACAAATAAATGAAAACTGGGATCATCAATCTTAATATTTACCTGTTGTCACTTACTTGCCATagctaatttgattttaatgatattaaattaaataagtttttaaaaagaaataaaaaaataagagaataaataaataatattttatttgtggtatgaaatatatatttattattaaaaaatatcctataattttacttattttaattttaaaatctttaatttaatttttttttttaaaaaaaaaaaagctcccCCAATTAGTTTCTGATTAATCAATATGATTATAAGCATCTAGATATGTGTGAGGAGTAAAAAGTCAAAGAAAGATTAAATAAAGTCAATGGAGATAATTGAAAGCAGAAAGAGGTGTCTAGTCccaattacttaaaattttcaatcatTAAAGTTGAGGCGTGATGTAGCTTGGCCACTTAAAGAGAAATGCTAGCCGtgcttatttttcaatttttttataattgaacaatataataattaataattaattttaaaaaataattaatataataaatatttttaaacttatttctattattatatatatatatattaaacattattttcaattaaaaaatttattattaattttttttattaattctagcaattaaatgttataaaaaaatgtaaaattgaaaaaattaattagtaaatttttaaaatttttaaaagttaattaatcaattttttaaaattataaaaattaaatagtaaaatatttaattataaaattaataaaaaattatctattaaaatttttaaaatattaaaaataatttaatatattttttaaaattaaaaaattaattaataaaatttttcattggaaactaaaatttaattttatttaaaaatatttattatataattaatattttctttttgctcGTGCAGGGACTCCAAAAATAAAGTAAACAAACACAAGATCAAAAAACATCCATGGATTTTGGGATTGATGAGCCCGGTTGTCGGTACAGACGCTTTTGGCATCTTCTCATTTTCCAATCGAGCTGAAGGGAAAGAAAATAACTCCGTGCTTTCctctttattttctctcctCTTTCACCGTCCAATAAACACGGTGAACAATGGAAAGAAGCAGCAGTGGGACTGGGGATGAAATGTGGCTCCATTTCTCTAAAAAAGTTGAAAACTTGGGGCCCCCTCTGGAACTGGCAGCTGCAGAAGTCCTCTAGCTGTCTGCAACATGGCCTTCTTCAGAATCCCAAGTGGCTTTCTTGGATTTTATTATCCCACTCCCACTTCTTTCATCTTTCTTTAGAAAACAAGGGAAAGATAGTCAGAGATAAGGGATCCAATGCCTTGTGATGTCTCACGcgtctccttcttcttctttctactACTTTGGTGTCTGGTCCCTGGTTCTTTGGCAGATGACCCTTATGTCCTCTTTGATTGGACTGTCTCCTACCTTACTGGATACCCTCTGGGAGTTAAGCAGAAggttctctttctcttttcttcaCTGCAATTCTGTCTGCTCAATCAATTACAATATTTGTACTCATCTTTTGCAATAATAATTGATGATTTATGATAATTACATACTTGCCTCTTCTTTTCCCTTTTGTTTCTTATTATTACTTAGctagtttggtgtttgaattgCAAGTTTGCTCTTAAAGCCATTAGAAATTTTCCAATGGGTGCATTAGTTTTTAGTGTTGTGAAACGAGTTATGTCATCTGATGCCAAAATGACGTTGATTTGCTATTGGTGCTATTTGAATCATTATAACAGGTGATTGGTATTAATGGGCAATTTCCTGGACCAATTCTTAATGTCACTACAAATTGGAATGTGATTGTCAATGTCAAGAATGAACTTGATGAGCCACTGCTTCTTACATGGTAAAGTATAGCATATGCTTACTGCAACGTTAGAACATAATCTGGTAATGGATTCATTAATGCTTATGTTGTTTACTTTGGTCTAGGAATGGAGTACAACATAGGAAAAACTCCTGGCAAGATGGTGTTTTGGGGACTAATTGTCCGATTCCTGCTGGTTGGAATTGGACGTATCAGTTTCAGGTTAAGGATCAGATAGGAAGTTTCTTTTACTTCGCTTCCCTCAACTTCCAGAGAGCAGCAGGTGGATATGGAGGAATTATTATAAACAATAGGGAAGTCATTCCATTACCATTTGCTGTGCCTGATGGAGATATTACACTTCTTATCAGTGACTGGTATACAAAGAGTCATAAGGTCAGTTCAAATGGTATTTGGCTTATTATTTGTAGGAAAAATTATACAATACGCTTGGTGCAGGCTCCCTCGTCACAAAACAAAAGGGTTTCTCATTAAATAAAGAGGGTGGACTCCATATCTTTACTAGTGAGGATGCATGTGCATCGGGTGCACTGAATAATTCCTCTGTTTGCGGTGACCTGGTTTCTTAGTTTATGTGGTTGACCAATGTTTATGGTTAAACAGGAACTAAGAGAACATGTTGAAAAGGGAGATAACATAGGAGGTCCTGACGGTATCCTCATTAATGGATTTGGTCCTTACAGATATGATGAAGCACTTGTCCAAGAAGGCATTACTTATCAGATAATAAATGTTGAACCTGGTAATTTCCTGAGATGTGCATCCCACATTTAGTTTGTAACTATATCTTTTCTTTAGAACTTTCATCTTGCTTGGAGGAAATgattgtataattataaatttgatttcttttttcaaaaaattccaATTAGTAGGCATATGTGGTAAAGGATGTTTGGTTATCTCATAGGTGTCAAATGATATTTCCACAATATGGTAGCAACCCATCATTCTCAATGTTATGATTAAAAGTTGAAAGTGCCATCATATCATTGCCCCCAATCTGGAAGATAGTTTCATTGGAATGTGAAATATAAAGAACAACATAGGAACATTTGAATATGTTATCGGGTGTCTTGGTTATCCTATCTGTCTTGCATGGCGATTGATACAAGTGTGCCTTGATTTTCACGGATTTTGCtttgagtttctgcccttccaATTGAGTTCTTTAATTCATGAAATTTTgtgaaaatatttcattttcaGTTCTTTATCAAGTCATCTGAGCTCTTACCTGCTAGATGCCTTTTTTTGCACGGGCTTCTTCCAATGGAAAGGGATATATGTTTTCAAATAATATGAAGAGCATATTTCAATTAATTCCTGTTATATGAGATATCCATACATGGTCCGAAAactgtaaaatatatattttctctcTCCCTTTAAAACCTGcacaaatttgaaaattaacaAGGTTTACTTCCTTCGGGTGATGACAAGAATATAGTGTCCAAACATGCAGGAAATCTCTGGGAAACAATACACTGTTAACCATTCAAGTTCTTTTCCCCCTTCTCTAATTTAGAGTGTGATTTCAGCCAGCTAATTGACATTGTGGTTTTTATGCTCTGATAGTGCTTTGTGTTACTTTTTCCTGCACTTTTTTGGATAGTCAGATGCTTTACATTTCACCTTAAACAGGAAAGACATATCGTCTCCGGGTGCACAATGTTGGTATCTCAACTAGTTTGAATTTCAGAATACAGAACCATAACTTACTTCTTGTGGAGACTGAAGGATCATACACTGTTCAGCAAAACTATGCAAACATGGACATTCATGTGGGTCAGTCATATTCATTCTTGGTTACAATGGATCAAAATGCTAGCAGTGATTACTACATTGTTGCCAGTCCTAGATATGTAAATTCATCTGCCTGGACTAAAGCTGCTGGAGTTGCTATCTTGCACTATTCCAATTCTCAGGGACCTGCTTCAGGGATTCTTCCTGATCCTCCTAATGATCAAGATCCATATTTCTCAATGAATCAAGCAAGATCCATAAGGTTGTAGTTAAGTATATCTGTTTGGATCAATAGTGAAGATGCCTTTTCATTTTGAGTTGTTAAAAGAGATTGCTCTACCCCTTACCAGAATgctgattaattaataatccgAGTAGAGTTTGTCTTTCAAGCTTTTGGTTGCAAGTTTTATAGAAAGGGAGAACTGATGTAACATTAAAACCAGAAAGCCAATTGTTTGCTCTCATATCTAGCTCAATTTCCCTGAAAATCATATGCAAAAATCTGCTTTTCATATTCATGATGCTAGGCTGCTTGTTCTTAGATTTTTCCTATGCTGGTGCATTTTCAGATGGAATGTCTCAGCTGGTGCTGCTCGTCCAAATCCACAGGGATCTTTCAGATATGGTGATATTACTGTGACGGATGTATATGTGATTCTCAATAGACCCCCAGAGCTTATTAATGGGAAGTGGCGTACTACCCTTAACGGTATTTCGTACTTACCACCTCCAACACCCCTGAAGCTTGCTCAGCAATACAACATTTCAGGTGTCTACAAGCTTGACTTCCCAAATAGACCAATGAACAGACCTCCAAAAGTGGATACATCTCTAATTAATGGCACTTTCAAAGGTTTTATGGAAATAATCTTTCAAAATAATGATACCACTGTCCAAAGCTACCATATGGATGGATatgcattctttgttgtgggGTGAGCTTTTCAGTTTTGATATGTTTTTCATCTCTAttcctaaataataaaatgcgGAAATAAGAAATGTAATTGTGCAATTGCTTTGTCTTCATTATAGTATGGACTTTGGAGTGTGGACAGAGAATAGCAGAGGGACATACAACAAATGGGATGGTGTTGCTCGCTGCACTATACAGGTAAGTTGTCTTTTCATCTACATTCCAAATACTTTAGCAAGAGTTTGTCgccgatttatttatttattttctggaAAGGCGTGATATCTGAACGTATTTTATGGAAAACAAAACTCAAGATCACTCCTCAAACATTATGGAAAAAGGAAAAGGCCGTGTTTCTTTACTAAGAGATTGAACTTCGATGATTCTATGTTGTATGAATGTCATATTGCATAGCAGACACCCACGTAGTGTGTGTGTTTCCTATTCCATAATGATGGTAAATACTGGATGGTGTATTTTCTTCATAATGTAAGTGGTAATTGGTAACTGAATTTCTGTTGTATAGTAGATGTGTTGTGCATTGTGTCAGAATAGGTCAATTATTTTTACTGCAGGTATAGGGAAAAAGGAAGTGAGAAGGGAAAGGATTGAAAAAAAGAATTGTGTACTGGCTTTTCCCATTACTTACCTTGCTATGGCGTTAAAGACAGTTTTATGATATTGAAACAAACGCATAATATTAGGCACACATGCACTCCTGAATCACAataaagagagaagaaaatagATATAGAAAATTTAACATGGTTCAATCATAAGGTCTTTGTCCACGGGTACGTCCATGGTTAAGGTAGAGAAAAAGTTCTACTAAGATGAAAAAGTGTGATACATCTCCTAGAGCTCTCAAACCCTAACCCGTGTGTTAACATGGCACCTTGCTCTCAATGCAtttccaatttttttttcaatttaggtCACTGCACAGAACTTTTCGGTTCGAGTCACAATTCAGCCAATCAGAAAATATATCTAAAATTCAAGTCACATGATTAACGTATGAAATCCATTATTGATTCATGGAAAGGAATTTAGCCCCATCAGTTTGAAAATAACTTCTTATTCTCCTTTGATTATAGGTGTTTCCTGGAGCTTGGACTGCCATCTTAGTTTCTCTAGACAATGCTGGTATATGGAATCTCCGTGCAGAAAATCTAGACTCATGGTATCTGGGCCAGGAGGTTTATATGAGTGTTGTAAATCCGGAGATGGACACATCTGAGGTTTCTTTGCCTGATAATGCCATATACTGTGGCCTACTATCATCCTTACAAAAGTAAGATTCCAGAACCAGAACTGGTAGATCACTCTTGTTAACAtactcataaaaaatattttcagccTAAACCCTCACTTTTGAATTTGATTCCAACTGAAGTTTTGCTCTGGTTTCTCAATACTCCTTCACAGTTCTTTCTTTTACACTTTTTGGCAGGGACCAAGCTCAGAGGTTCAAGTTTTCTAGTGCACCAACACTTCAGACTCTGAGTAGAACAGTTCTTACATTAGCTGCAACCTTGTACGCGAGTTTGATTAGGTAACAAGCATGGATATAGGTTCTGTGAAAAGACACAATCATTTGAAACATCTGCTGAAAGCAGCATAGAATATATTACTGGAGGAAAGACTTGTAGAATAGAAAATAACATTGTATAATTTGTCATACAAGGTGGTTCCATTTCTAGTGGTCTTAGTTCCCAAAACTGTAGAAAATTCAGTGATCACTGGACATACGTAATCTAATCATTGGACAATTCCTCAACTGTATTGCTATTCCCACTTTTAACAGCAATTTAGCTAATGTCTCCACTAACTTATCCTTAACAAAATTTGAACATTCAGCACCATATAGACCATGCCCATCAAATACACCAAAGGAATGGACACTCCCTGAATTTGAGTTCTAATAAAGATATTGTCTTGATTTTCCTTATCTGACGAGTTTGGATAGTAACTTCGCCGAGTCAGAACGGAGTGTTGCAATTATAAGCTGCGGGAAGGGACATAGATAGTCTCCAGCGCTCTCTGGTTGAATATGTGTTTATTACCAACACGACCCACTTTATGGTGGTCTCTTGAATCACCATCTGATGATGATAAGTGGGGATTGTAAAGTATGAGAAATTAGAATACTAAGTATAGATGAAATAATAACATCGTTATTAATAACACATCATTTGAATTAAATGCTAAGAAattgtttgaatttttatttaaaaaaataaataattaatgagaaattatattaaaaataaaataaaatagaattataataattcatctatatattaattaaaatgtaaaaaaaaaaaaagaaatcagatAATATTTTAGAgcaattaaaaatggaaagatgaagaaaaattATAGAGCGATGAGTAATATTAGAAATACTCTGCTTATTGAAGATAAATTAAGaacaaatatttaataaaataattaaatcataaaacAAACACttatttttaaggaaaaaaagagAGTATTAAATCGGCATATCTCAATTAAGTAGGCTGGCGCAAAGTTTATTCCCCTCAGATTTTGGGATACAAATGATTTAATGACATATAAGTTATAGAGAAGCAAAAAAAACCAAATACTCTTGACAGTTTGTCCTCTCTGAGTAGAAAGAATCAATAAGATGCTGCAGGAAGTCCTTTGTATGGGTTGCCCAGTGCAGCCACATTGCCTGGGCGTGTAAAAACAACCTGCAGTATTAAACAATTTGAAAACTTAGATTTAGCAGCTAAATACGTCATTATGCTGCTCATTTGTATATACTGAGCTACACCCTTTTTTcgtttttttaaattcatttggCTCTAGACGGGAGCCAAACTCGAGACCTAATAGTCCTACTAAGGCAAAACTTAGTGCTATTGAGCTCAACTTATTAGTTCTAAATGTTAAACACTAGTAAAAATATTTCAAGCTGTTGAAATTTGAACAACTCCATCACTTGACAGCACAGTATAGAGCTGGAAATACCTGATAATCTCCAAGCGTATGTCTTAAAACCAGCTGCAGAGTAGTCAAAATAGTACTCCCATGTTCGAATGAACTTTTCATTGAATCCCAAAGCCAGAATTTTGCTGAGAAGAAATTAATGCACCagcatccaaaaaaaaaaaatattaatatcttGAAATCACATTTTCTTTCAGATTCTTTCATAAAATGTATTTCCCAGAAAaaaaatgcagaagagcatatTGTTTTACCTTTGGTTCTCCAAGAAATTTTTTCTCCAGCATCTCAGCGTCTGGAAGTAATGAA
This genomic interval from Manihot esculenta cultivar AM560-2 chromosome 12, M.esculenta_v8, whole genome shotgun sequence contains the following:
- the LOC110627818 gene encoding monocopper oxidase-like protein SKU5 isoform X2; the encoded protein is MPCDVSRVSFFFFLLLWCLVPGSLADDPYVLFDWTVSYLTGYPLGVKQKVIGINGQFPGPILNVTTNWNVIVNVKNELDEPLLLTWNGVQHRKNSWQDGVLGTNCPIPAGWNWTYQFQVKDQIGSFFYFASLNFQRAAGGYGGIIINNREVIPLPFAVPDGDITLLISDWYTKSHKELREHVEKGDNIGGPDGILINGFGPYRYDEALVQEGITYQIINVEPGKTYRLRVHNVGISTSLNFRIQNHNLLLVETEGSYTVQQNYANMDIHVGQSYSFLVTMDQNASSDYYIVASPRYVNSSAWTKAAGVAILHYSNSQGPASGILPDPPNDQDPYFSMNQARSIRWNVSAGAARPNPQGSFRYGDITVTDVYVILNRPPELINGKWRTTLNGISYLPPPTPLKLAQQYNISGVYKLDFPNRPMNRPPKVDTSLINGTFKGFMEIIFQNNDTTVQSYHMDGYAFFVVGMDFGVWTENSRGTYNKWDGVARCTIQVFPGAWTAILVSLDNAGIWNLRAENLDSWYLGQEVYMSVVNPEMDTSEVSLPDNAIYCGLLSSLQKDQAQRFKFSSAPTLQTLSRTVLTLAATLYASLIR
- the LOC110627818 gene encoding monocopper oxidase-like protein SKU5 isoform X1, with amino-acid sequence MPCDVSRVSFFFFLLLWCLVPGSLADDPYVLFDWTVSYLTGYPLGVKQKVIGINGQFPGPILNVTTNWNVIVNVKNELDEPLLLTWNGVQHRKNSWQDGVLGTNCPIPAGWNWTYQFQVKDQIGSFFYFASLNFQRAAGGYGGIIINNREVIPLPFAVPDGDITLLISDWYTKSHKELREHVEKGDNIGGPDGILINGFGPYRYDEALVQEGITYQIINVEPGKTYRLRVHNVGISTSLNFRIQNHNLLLVETEGSYTVQQNYANMDIHVGQSYSFLVTMDQNASSDYYIVASPRYVNSSAWTKAAGVAILHYSNSQGPASGILPDPPNDQDPYFSMNQARSIRWNVSAGAARPNPQGSFRYGDITVTDVYVILNRPPELINGKWRTTLNGISYLPPPTPLKLAQQYNISGVYKLDFPNRPMNRPPKVDTSLINGTFKGFMEIIFQNNDTTVQSYHMDGYAFFVVGMDFGVWTENSRGTYNKWDGVARCTIQVFPGAWTAILVSLDNAGIWNLRAENLDSWYLGQEVYMSVVNPEMDTSEVSLPDNAIYCGLLSSLQKDQAQRFKFSSAPTLQTLSRTVLTLAATLYASLIR